A portion of the Juglans microcarpa x Juglans regia isolate MS1-56 chromosome 1D, Jm3101_v1.0, whole genome shotgun sequence genome contains these proteins:
- the LOC121239780 gene encoding type IV inositol polyphosphate 5-phosphatase 7-like isoform X1 has translation MRDGNSKKSKLSWSKKMVRKWFNIKSKTEDFQADDVNCGGGDTEYRTSFSEREPCTIKKSKTEKFCRNTEQVRRRRMNLDHPRIIDVQNYSIFVATWNVAGRSPTSNLNLDAWLHASHPADIYVLGFQEIVPLNAGNVLGAEDNGPAKKWLALIRKSLNNLPGTSGGGGCHTPSPIPEPIVEINADFEGSARQKNSSFFHRRSFQTTHSWRVDNEPSIPHPRLDRRFSVCDRVIFGHRPSDYDPSFRWGHRPSDYSRPSDYSRASDYSRPSDYSRWGSSDDDNVPGDSPSTVLYSPIAHGGLASNEDGYRMPGHSRYCLVASKQMVGIFLTIWVRSELRDHVQNMKVSCVGRGLMGYLGNKGSISVSMSLHQTTFCFICSHLTSGQKEGDELRRNSDVMEILRKTRFPRVHGSGNEKSPETILEHDRIIWLGDLNYRIALSYRSATALVEMQNWRALLENDQLRREQRHGRVFVGWNEGRIYFPPTYKYSTNSDRYAGDDMHPKEKRRTPAWCDRILWYGEGLQQLSYVRGESRFSDHRPVYGIFWAEVESSHSRLRKSMSCSSSKIEVEELLPNSRGYTELNFF, from the exons ATGAGAGATGGTAATTCCAAGAAAAGCAAG CTCTCATGGTCAAAGAAAATGGTCAGGAAGTGGTTCAATATCAAGAGCAAAACTGAGGATTTTCAGGCAGATGATGTTAATTGCGGTG GAGGTGATACGGAATATAGGACCAGCTTCTCAGAGAGGGAGCCATGCACGATCAAAAAAAGCAAAACAG AAAAGTTTTGCCGGAACACAGAGCAGGTTCGGCGAAGAAGAATGAATCTCGACCATCCTCGAATAATAGACGTGCAGAACTATAG CATATTCGTGGCTACATGGAATGTGGCTGGAAGATCCCCAACAAGTAATTTGAATCTAGATGCCTGGCTGCATGCCTCACACCCTGCTGACATTTATGTTCTTGG ATTTCAAGAAATTGTTCCATTGAATGCCGGCAATGTTCTGGGTGCAGAAGACAACGGCCCTGCCAAAAAGTGGTTGGCTCTCATTCGAAAGAGTCTCAACAATCTTCCCGGGACCAGTGGAGGGGGTGGATGCCATACACCGTCTCCCATTCCGGAGCCAATTGTAGAAATAAATGCCGATTTTGAGGGATCTGCAAGGCAGAAGAACTCATCTTTCTTCCATCGTCGATCATTCCAGACAACCCACAGCTGGAGAGTTGACAATGAACCTTCGATTCCACATCCAAGACTTGATCGTCGATTCAGTGTTTGTGATAGAGTAATCTTTGGCCATCGGCCAAGTGACTATGATCCCAGTTTCAGATGGGGTCATAGGCCGAGTGATTATTCCAGGCCGAGTGACTATTCCAGGGCCAGTGACTATTCCAGGCCTAGCGACTATTCTAGATGGGGTTCCTCAGATGATGATAATGTGCCAGGGGATTCACCAAGTACTGTATTATATTCACCAATAGCCCATGGCGGATTGGCATCTAATGAAGATGGATATCGAATGCCAGGGCATTCAAGATACTGCTTAGTTGCAAGTAAACAGATGGTTGGCATATTTCTCACAATATGGGTGAGAAGTGAATTGAGGGATCATGTCCAGAACATGAAAGTGTCTTGTGTTGGCCGAGGATTGATGGGTTACCTTGGAAATAAG GGATCAATTTCAGTCAGTATGTCTTTACACCAAACAACATTCTGTTTCATCTGTAGCCATTTGACCTCAGGACAGAAGGAGGGTGATGAGCTAAGAAGGAACTCTGATGTCATGGAGATCCTTAGGAAGACAAGATTTCCCCGAGTTCATGGCTCTGGCAATGAGAAGTCCCCAGAAACTATCCTTGAGCATGA TCGAATTATTTGGCTTGGGGATTTGAATTATCGTATTGCCCTCTCTTACCGCTCTGCCACAGCACTTGTGGAGATGCAAAACTGGAGGGCATTGTTAGAGAATGACCAG TTACGTAGAGAGCAGAGACATGGTCGTGTTTTTGTGGGGTGGAACGAAGGGAGGATTTATTTTCCACCAACTTACAAGTATTCAACTAATTCAGACAGATATGCAGGGGATGATATGCATCCAAAGGAGAAACGTAGAACACCTGCTTG GTGTGATCGAATTTTGTGGTATGGAGAAGGTCTCCAGCAATTATCTTATGTCCGTGGCGAATCTAGATTTTCGGATCATAGACCGGTTTATGGCATATTTTGGGCCGAGGTTGAGTCAAGCCATAGCCGGCTGAGGAAAAGCATGAGTTGTTCTAGTTCCAAGATTGAAGTGGAGGAGCTTCTGCCTAACTCACGTGGATATACTGAACTAAACTTTTTCTGa
- the LOC121239780 gene encoding type IV inositol polyphosphate 5-phosphatase 7-like isoform X3 produces the protein MRDGNSKKSKLSWSKKMVRKWFNIKSKTEDFQADDVNCGGGDTEYRTSFSEREPCTIKKSKTEKFCRNTEQVRRRRMNLDHPRIIDVQNYSIFVATWNVAGRSPTSNLNLDAWLHASHPADIYVLGFQEIVPLNAGNVLGAEDNGPAKKWLALIRKSLNNLPGTSGGGGCHTPSPIPEPIVEINADFEGSARQKNSSFFHRRSFQTTHSWRVDNEPSIPHPRLDRRFSVCDRVIFGHRPSDYDPSFRWGHRPSDYSRPSDYSRASDYSRPSDYSRWGSSDDDNVPGDSPSTVLYSPIAHGGLASNEDGYRMPGHSRYCLVASKQMVGIFLTIWVRSELRDHVQNMKVSCVGRGLMGYLGNKGSISVSMSLHQTTFCFICSHLTSGQKEGDELRRNSDVMEILRKTRFPRVHGSGNEKSPETILEHDRIIWLGDLNYRIALSYRSATALVEMQNWRALLENDQLRREQRHGRVFVGWNEGRIYFPPTYKYSTNSDRYAGDDMHPKEKRRTPAW, from the exons ATGAGAGATGGTAATTCCAAGAAAAGCAAG CTCTCATGGTCAAAGAAAATGGTCAGGAAGTGGTTCAATATCAAGAGCAAAACTGAGGATTTTCAGGCAGATGATGTTAATTGCGGTG GAGGTGATACGGAATATAGGACCAGCTTCTCAGAGAGGGAGCCATGCACGATCAAAAAAAGCAAAACAG AAAAGTTTTGCCGGAACACAGAGCAGGTTCGGCGAAGAAGAATGAATCTCGACCATCCTCGAATAATAGACGTGCAGAACTATAG CATATTCGTGGCTACATGGAATGTGGCTGGAAGATCCCCAACAAGTAATTTGAATCTAGATGCCTGGCTGCATGCCTCACACCCTGCTGACATTTATGTTCTTGG ATTTCAAGAAATTGTTCCATTGAATGCCGGCAATGTTCTGGGTGCAGAAGACAACGGCCCTGCCAAAAAGTGGTTGGCTCTCATTCGAAAGAGTCTCAACAATCTTCCCGGGACCAGTGGAGGGGGTGGATGCCATACACCGTCTCCCATTCCGGAGCCAATTGTAGAAATAAATGCCGATTTTGAGGGATCTGCAAGGCAGAAGAACTCATCTTTCTTCCATCGTCGATCATTCCAGACAACCCACAGCTGGAGAGTTGACAATGAACCTTCGATTCCACATCCAAGACTTGATCGTCGATTCAGTGTTTGTGATAGAGTAATCTTTGGCCATCGGCCAAGTGACTATGATCCCAGTTTCAGATGGGGTCATAGGCCGAGTGATTATTCCAGGCCGAGTGACTATTCCAGGGCCAGTGACTATTCCAGGCCTAGCGACTATTCTAGATGGGGTTCCTCAGATGATGATAATGTGCCAGGGGATTCACCAAGTACTGTATTATATTCACCAATAGCCCATGGCGGATTGGCATCTAATGAAGATGGATATCGAATGCCAGGGCATTCAAGATACTGCTTAGTTGCAAGTAAACAGATGGTTGGCATATTTCTCACAATATGGGTGAGAAGTGAATTGAGGGATCATGTCCAGAACATGAAAGTGTCTTGTGTTGGCCGAGGATTGATGGGTTACCTTGGAAATAAG GGATCAATTTCAGTCAGTATGTCTTTACACCAAACAACATTCTGTTTCATCTGTAGCCATTTGACCTCAGGACAGAAGGAGGGTGATGAGCTAAGAAGGAACTCTGATGTCATGGAGATCCTTAGGAAGACAAGATTTCCCCGAGTTCATGGCTCTGGCAATGAGAAGTCCCCAGAAACTATCCTTGAGCATGA TCGAATTATTTGGCTTGGGGATTTGAATTATCGTATTGCCCTCTCTTACCGCTCTGCCACAGCACTTGTGGAGATGCAAAACTGGAGGGCATTGTTAGAGAATGACCAG TTACGTAGAGAGCAGAGACATGGTCGTGTTTTTGTGGGGTGGAACGAAGGGAGGATTTATTTTCCACCAACTTACAAGTATTCAACTAATTCAGACAGATATGCAGGGGATGATATGCATCCAAAGGAGAAACGTAGAACACCTGCTTGGTAA
- the LOC121239780 gene encoding type IV inositol polyphosphate 5-phosphatase 7-like isoform X2, with protein MLSWSKKMVRKWFNIKSKTEDFQADDVNCGGGDTEYRTSFSEREPCTIKKSKTEKFCRNTEQVRRRRMNLDHPRIIDVQNYSIFVATWNVAGRSPTSNLNLDAWLHASHPADIYVLGFQEIVPLNAGNVLGAEDNGPAKKWLALIRKSLNNLPGTSGGGGCHTPSPIPEPIVEINADFEGSARQKNSSFFHRRSFQTTHSWRVDNEPSIPHPRLDRRFSVCDRVIFGHRPSDYDPSFRWGHRPSDYSRPSDYSRASDYSRPSDYSRWGSSDDDNVPGDSPSTVLYSPIAHGGLASNEDGYRMPGHSRYCLVASKQMVGIFLTIWVRSELRDHVQNMKVSCVGRGLMGYLGNKGSISVSMSLHQTTFCFICSHLTSGQKEGDELRRNSDVMEILRKTRFPRVHGSGNEKSPETILEHDRIIWLGDLNYRIALSYRSATALVEMQNWRALLENDQLRREQRHGRVFVGWNEGRIYFPPTYKYSTNSDRYAGDDMHPKEKRRTPAWCDRILWYGEGLQQLSYVRGESRFSDHRPVYGIFWAEVESSHSRLRKSMSCSSSKIEVEELLPNSRGYTELNFF; from the exons ATG CTCTCATGGTCAAAGAAAATGGTCAGGAAGTGGTTCAATATCAAGAGCAAAACTGAGGATTTTCAGGCAGATGATGTTAATTGCGGTG GAGGTGATACGGAATATAGGACCAGCTTCTCAGAGAGGGAGCCATGCACGATCAAAAAAAGCAAAACAG AAAAGTTTTGCCGGAACACAGAGCAGGTTCGGCGAAGAAGAATGAATCTCGACCATCCTCGAATAATAGACGTGCAGAACTATAG CATATTCGTGGCTACATGGAATGTGGCTGGAAGATCCCCAACAAGTAATTTGAATCTAGATGCCTGGCTGCATGCCTCACACCCTGCTGACATTTATGTTCTTGG ATTTCAAGAAATTGTTCCATTGAATGCCGGCAATGTTCTGGGTGCAGAAGACAACGGCCCTGCCAAAAAGTGGTTGGCTCTCATTCGAAAGAGTCTCAACAATCTTCCCGGGACCAGTGGAGGGGGTGGATGCCATACACCGTCTCCCATTCCGGAGCCAATTGTAGAAATAAATGCCGATTTTGAGGGATCTGCAAGGCAGAAGAACTCATCTTTCTTCCATCGTCGATCATTCCAGACAACCCACAGCTGGAGAGTTGACAATGAACCTTCGATTCCACATCCAAGACTTGATCGTCGATTCAGTGTTTGTGATAGAGTAATCTTTGGCCATCGGCCAAGTGACTATGATCCCAGTTTCAGATGGGGTCATAGGCCGAGTGATTATTCCAGGCCGAGTGACTATTCCAGGGCCAGTGACTATTCCAGGCCTAGCGACTATTCTAGATGGGGTTCCTCAGATGATGATAATGTGCCAGGGGATTCACCAAGTACTGTATTATATTCACCAATAGCCCATGGCGGATTGGCATCTAATGAAGATGGATATCGAATGCCAGGGCATTCAAGATACTGCTTAGTTGCAAGTAAACAGATGGTTGGCATATTTCTCACAATATGGGTGAGAAGTGAATTGAGGGATCATGTCCAGAACATGAAAGTGTCTTGTGTTGGCCGAGGATTGATGGGTTACCTTGGAAATAAG GGATCAATTTCAGTCAGTATGTCTTTACACCAAACAACATTCTGTTTCATCTGTAGCCATTTGACCTCAGGACAGAAGGAGGGTGATGAGCTAAGAAGGAACTCTGATGTCATGGAGATCCTTAGGAAGACAAGATTTCCCCGAGTTCATGGCTCTGGCAATGAGAAGTCCCCAGAAACTATCCTTGAGCATGA TCGAATTATTTGGCTTGGGGATTTGAATTATCGTATTGCCCTCTCTTACCGCTCTGCCACAGCACTTGTGGAGATGCAAAACTGGAGGGCATTGTTAGAGAATGACCAG TTACGTAGAGAGCAGAGACATGGTCGTGTTTTTGTGGGGTGGAACGAAGGGAGGATTTATTTTCCACCAACTTACAAGTATTCAACTAATTCAGACAGATATGCAGGGGATGATATGCATCCAAAGGAGAAACGTAGAACACCTGCTTG GTGTGATCGAATTTTGTGGTATGGAGAAGGTCTCCAGCAATTATCTTATGTCCGTGGCGAATCTAGATTTTCGGATCATAGACCGGTTTATGGCATATTTTGGGCCGAGGTTGAGTCAAGCCATAGCCGGCTGAGGAAAAGCATGAGTTGTTCTAGTTCCAAGATTGAAGTGGAGGAGCTTCTGCCTAACTCACGTGGATATACTGAACTAAACTTTTTCTGa
- the LOC121268761 gene encoding uncharacterized protein LOC121268761 isoform X1, whose amino-acid sequence MEMFSVSSVEHTMWSYSVVEALAMKIVFAIGKSFVRPSVGLSMDNFSSPMLNPQIVAHENHRSPPQANGDLHAQLSSPSYASLCSSTPDVVRHKLLSRYRQMKQMLHYTSSSTTSRKWSPVSHMRIMRVTLWKMIVEIMGMKSWKN is encoded by the exons ATGGAGATGTTTAGTGTGAGCTCTGTTGAGCACACCATGTGGTCATACTCTGTTGTGGAAGCTTTGGCAATGAAGATTGTTTTTGCTATTGGGAAGTCTTTCGTGCGGCCTTCTG ttgGGTTAAGCATGGATAATTTTAGTTCCCCTATGCTAAATCCACAAATTGTGGCCCACGAAAATCACCGATCACCACCACAAGCCAAcggtgacctccacgcccaacTCTCTTCCCCTTCCTATGCATCACTATGTAGCTCCACTCCTGACGTCGTACGCCACAAGTTGCTCTCCCGATATCGCCAAATGAAACAAATGTTGCACTACACCTCATCATCCACTACAAGTcg TAAATGGAGTCCGGTGTCTCACATGCGGATAATGAGGGTGACgctatggaaaatgatagtagaAATAATGGGCATGAAATCGTGGAAGAACTGA
- the LOC121268761 gene encoding uncharacterized protein LOC121268761 isoform X2: MEMFSVSSVEHTMWSYSVVEALAMKIVFAIGKSFVRPSVGLSMDNFSSPMLNPQIVAHENHRSPPQANGDLHAQLSSPSYASLCSSTPDVVRHKLLSRYRQMKQMLHYTSSSTTINGVRCLTCG, encoded by the exons ATGGAGATGTTTAGTGTGAGCTCTGTTGAGCACACCATGTGGTCATACTCTGTTGTGGAAGCTTTGGCAATGAAGATTGTTTTTGCTATTGGGAAGTCTTTCGTGCGGCCTTCTG ttgGGTTAAGCATGGATAATTTTAGTTCCCCTATGCTAAATCCACAAATTGTGGCCCACGAAAATCACCGATCACCACCACAAGCCAAcggtgacctccacgcccaacTCTCTTCCCCTTCCTATGCATCACTATGTAGCTCCACTCCTGACGTCGTACGCCACAAGTTGCTCTCCCGATATCGCCAAATGAAACAAATGTTGCACTACACCTCATCATCCACTACAA TAAATGGAGTCCGGTGTCTCACATGCGGATAA